Proteins encoded in a region of the Ziziphus jujuba cultivar Dongzao chromosome 3, ASM3175591v1 genome:
- the LOC132803148 gene encoding uncharacterized protein LOC132803148, whose product MPSVAIPTISVPEEAEKKNEKFEEDNQQNIGASSIPRPRAVLSSPNNDVIIGNKNRVKIERPSVLNNRNTVQNIHAPSKVMPSRTTENSMNMKKSKEVPVESNLKGKKASAVTVPSQR is encoded by the exons ATGCCGAGTGTAGCTATACCAACAATTTCTGTACCTGAAG AAGCAGAGAAGAAAAACGAGAAATTTGAAGAggataatcaacaaaatattgGAGCGAGTTCGATACCTCGGCCACGTGCTGTATTATCAAGTCCAA ATAATGATGTTATTATTGGGAATAAAAACAGAGTCAAAATAGAAAGGCCATCGGTTTTGAATAATCGTAACACGGTTCAAAATATACATGCACCATCTAAGGTTATGCCAAGCCGCACAACTGAAAATTCTATGAACATGAAAAAGTCCAAGGAGGTGCCGGTTGAGAGCAATCTTAAAGGCAAGAAAGCATCAGCAGTAACAGTTCCGAGTCAGAGATGA